GTAGAGAAACATGACCGCTCCGTTGAGCGAAGCGGTGAGCTTGAAGAACGACAACGTATTCTCGACACGACTTGCGCCTAACAAGACGATGCCGGAAGCGAGCGAGATCGTGCCCCAGAGGAATGCGAAGTAGAGCCGGCCTTCGCTCCACCGTTTGTTGTTCAGCAGCCAATTCACTTTCACGATGTCGGTCGAGATTCGGCTGGCGGCGTCGAGCACGCCGATCTCGGTGGTGAATAGAATCGCGATTCCCATGATCAGAAAGGCTACCCGAAACGGAAGGCCGAGCGTCTGCTCGATGGCGCCGGCTTCTCCGAATAGGAATGCCATGTCTTTGGTGTAGCGTTCGGTATCGGCGCGAGGCGTGCCGTCGGCCGTGTAGTAGATGCTGTAGCTGATGAGCGCCATCAGGAACAAGCAGATGACGCACGTGCAGAAGAACGACAGGAAATGTTCGAGGTTCGCCGCGCGCCACCAGACGCGCCATCGGGCAAGATTTTCCGATGTCGTCGGAAAGGAGTAGCCGGTCTCCGAGATCGCTTCGTCTTTGCCGGTAATAGGACTCATCATCCGGCCGATGTAAGCCCCCATGCCGTACCCTTTTTCCTTCACGTAGTTGCTTTGGCAGAGGTTCATCGTTCCGCCGGCTCCGGCGAAGGCGATGGCTCCGAGCAACATCGTGGCATCGAGATTCGCAGAGGCGGGCGGAACTCGGAAATGGATTAATCCTTCGAGGAGCGCGAGCCAAGCATCGCCGCGGATCAAGAGAAAGCCGAGCGCTACGGCGACGAGCATGATGAACGACACGAGAAACAACTGGATCTTCTCGACCGTGTTGTAGACGACCGGTCCGGCCGTCAGCGCGATACCGCAAAAAATCAAGCTCACGATCGCGAGCGGCGCAATATGCGGCGAAGCGATGTTACCGCCGGCGTCCATCTCGGCCCCGAACGCGAGCCAGCTGAAAAGCGTCGCTCCTCCCATGGCCCAAGCGGGAATCATCCAGGGAACGATATTGAGAAAGAGAAAGATCCCGGCCCAATGCTTGCTCAAACGCGCGAAGCCGGTTACCACGCTCTCGCCCGTCGCCAGGGCCCAACGGGTGATCTCCATATTGACGAAGAACTGCGTCACGACGCCGAGGACGCAGGCCCAAAAGAACGTGAAGCCGGACTTATAGGTAATGTAAGGCCAGAGAATGAACTCGCCGCTGCCGAGCGCCAAGCCGGCGAGCATGATGCTCGGCCCGATCATCTTCCGCAGCGGAACGGGCGGCGGAAGCTCGCGTGAGCGGAGCGGCGGCAACATTCCACGCGGCAAGCCGTCGGTCGAGGCTAGGGCATCGGCGGACGCAAGACGATCGTCGTCGGCGAGGTCGGTCATCGGGGGATATCGTCTTGGGGGGAGGGCGAGCGAGGGACAGCGCGAACAAGGGACAGTGCGAGCAAGGGACATCGCGACGATCAGTGTGCCGTGAACTCGGCGAGTTGCAAGCTCGGGTCTCGAAGCTTAACTCTTCTTATGCACGATTTGTCCGGCGTCGAGCTTTTGTTGCCATTTCACGATCGAGGTCTTGCGCTTCAGCGGAGGGTCTTGCGGAGCGTAGGAGAGGGCCGCAAAGCCGGTGATGCGCAGCAAGTTCCAATAAGCCAAGACGCGGAAGTCGAGATCGTCGTGATCGAGCGTCTCGACCAGCGCCTTAGCCGTTCCTTGCTTGAGTTGCTCGTCGTTGAAGCCCCAGAGCAGACGATAGAGGTCGGCACCTTTCGTCGGTCCATGCTGCTTGATGAACGCATCGCGAATGCGCTCGGCATGATAGGGCCCGTAGTCCAAAGCGAGGGAGAGGAGTTCGAGATCCTTTTCCCAGGTCGACCAGCGTTGCGTCGGATCGCGCAAGAGAGGCGTGAAGTCGTTGAAGTCGCCGAGTTGCGTGAGGCAGCGCAGGGCCAGTTGTTGGTTCTCGATGCGTCGATCGTCGACGATCTCTTCCAACGCCACGTTCACCGCCTTATCTTCGCGCAAGGCTTGTTCGACGAAATCGGCCGCTTGTTTTTCCAGTAAGTCCCGTTCGTCGCTCGAAATCCAGAGGGGCAAGTTCGCCGCCGCCAGCGGTTCGAGCGGGGAAGCCCCGGTAATTAGCCAACTACCCGGCGACTTCAGCGTCGAGCCCGCTCCGGCCGGATCGACGATCGCCGCTTCTCCGCTTTTCACATGCAACGTCAACGACCAGGGGAGCGGTCCGGCGGCCGGGTCGATTCCGCGCGGGCGATGGAACTGGTGCTCCAGCGCCAATTCCGCGGCACTCAATGCCAGATTCAGCCGCCGATTGCCGTCTTCCAAAACCACCTTCGCTTGCGGTGCGCCGGAAGTGAACATCATCAGCCGACCGTGCAACAAGCGGACGCCGGGCACGCCGTTCGGATCGAGCGGCAGCAACTCGATCGCGGTGCCGCCGAGCAGATCGATCATCAGACCGCCGGCGAGCGAAATCTGCGGACGAAAGGCCGGTAGCGAAAGCAACCGATCGCCCACCATCAACGCATCGCGTCCTTGCAGCCTGACCCAACCGGCACGAGGATCGAATCGTAAGATCACTTGCGACACGTCGGAGCTCACGCGACCGACCGCTTCGATCTTCGCTGGCTGCGAAACGCTCGTCGCAGGAGGAGTACCCGTTGCGGCAGGAAGCGTCGTCGTCGTCACGATGCCGACGCTCGGCACCGCGACGGTAGTTCCCGTCGCAGGCATCGCGGTTCCCGTCCCCTTAGGAACGGGAATCGTCGTGGTCGTGCCGGCCGTGCCGAGGGGCGTGGCTACGGTCGTATTGATCGTGATCGCCGTGGCGGCCGGTGCGGGCATCGTTCCCGATGCTACGGCTCCCGGCGTCGGAATCGGGGGGAGCGGCGCAACCACCGTCGTCGTCGGGGCAGGGCCCGCGGCCGGAATGATGGCCGATTCCGGTTGCCGCAGGCCCAAGGTCGATAGGCCGGTCGGAGATGCGGAAGCGAGCGGAAGCGGGACGACCTGCGTGCCGCTCGGCGTGGCCGTGGGAGAAGCGTTGTGCGTCGCATGGATCAGTCGATGATCTTCCGGTTCGACTTCGGCGAGCAGCGATCGGTTGCCGAACAGCGCGACGGCCATCGGTTGCATGAAGCCGGGCAGGTCGTCGTGCGGCACGAATTTGAGTGCGGCGGCACCGCCGATGAGCGTGAGCGCCAACAAGATCGCCGCTGCCAAAGCGAGGCGGCCTCCCAGGCGTCCGGAACGGTCTTCTCCTTGCAGAAGATACGAGGGAACCTCGGCCTTGCGGCGCGGTTCGACGGGGGCCGATGTCGGAGCGGCGGCCGCACGTTGCGCTGCGGAAGGAACCGGGATGGCGACCGGCACCGCGACCGGCTCGGCCGTCATCGGCGCAGGCATCGGCTCGTTCAGCAAGTTGTACATCCGTTGCCGCGAAGCAGGATCGATCTCCGCCGGCTTCACCAATACGAGCGACAAGATTTCATGGCAGGCGGCCACTTCCGCCATGTGAACGTCGCTCGACATGCAGACGTTTTCGAAGTCGCGCACCGCATCGTCGGACAAGCCGTAATCGAGATACTCGGCGACCGTGTTCGGATCGAGACCGAGCCCCTTGCCGAGCACCTCGGGTGCCGGGATGCGGACTCGTTTCGAGATCTCGCGGATATGGTGAACCAGCGTCGAAACGGTCTCGCTTTCGGCGATCTTCGCTTCGACCGCCTGTGCGTCGGCCGGTTCGAGAATGTTGTCGAGATAGGCGAGCAGCACGCGAAGAGTAAGGCGCATCGGAGTGGTTCCGTCGGCGGAAAAGAAATCGAAATCGGCCCGTCACCCTTAATAGTGCGGAGGGCCGAACACCGCCGTACAAAATTCCGTGGAATTCTTGGCCGAATTCACGGGAAGGCCGATTTAAGGGGAAAAGGGGATGCCGATCGAGGACAGAGGTCGAAAGTCAGACAGCCTCCGACCCCCGACCCCTGACCTCCGACCCCGCTTCCGGCCGTTACTTCGCCGTTGCGATCTTGTACAGAAACCCGAAGGTCCGCAGATACAACGCCCCTCCGGCGATCGCCGGCGACGACCGCATGCCGTCGCCGAGTTCGTTGATGGCGACTTCGGTGAATTCGGAGCCCGCGCGGACGACGATCGTCTTTCCTTTCTCGTCGCAGAAGTAGATGAGGTTACCCGCCACGGCCGGCGAGGCGCAGAAGCTCCCGCCGACGCGCTTGCTCCAAACCTCTTCGCCGCTCTTACCGTCGACGCAGTAGATCACTCCTTGATTCGTAACGTGATAGACCTTCCCGTCGACCAAGACGGGAGACGAAAGGGCGGAGTTCCCTTTCTTGCGATGCCAGTTGAAGTGCGACTTCGTGACGTTGCCTTGCGTGGTTTCGTCGAGGCGGAGCCCGATCAGGTTAGCCCCTTCCGATCCGGTATTGATGATCGCTAAGCCGGGCAGAAAGAGTGCCCGCGGTGCGGCGTTGAAATTCGGGTGCTCGAACATCCAGATTTCGCGGCCCGTCCGTGGGTCGTAGCCGAAGGCGGCGCGCGAAGCGACCGAGACGAGTTGCGGCTTCCCGGCGACCATCGTCAACGTCGGCGTGTTATAAGCCTTGCGCAAGTCTCCTTCGCCGCGCGGTTCTCCCTTTTCGTTCAGGTCTTGGTAATCGTGCGAGCGCTTCGTTTCCCAAATCGTTTTGCCGGTTTGTTTGTCGAGCGCCGTGATGTATTGCCGATCGACGCCGTCGAACGTGAGGATCAGCAAGTTCTCGAACACGAACGGCGAAGAGCCGGGCCCGCGATAGTGGCGCGCCGGCATGTCGCGCCGTTGCCATACGACTTCGGCCGTGGTCGGGTCGAGCTTCGCCGTGCCGTAGCTGCCGAAATGGACGTAGAGCGCATCGTGCTCCAACACGCACGACGGCGACGCGTAGGTGTTCACCGCATTGTTGAGCGGCTCCGGCTTCTCGTTCTCGAACAGCAATTTATGGTGCAGCACCTTGCCCGTCGCGGGATCGACGCAATAGACGAACTGTTTCTTGCCGTCGTGCGAGGCCGCGGTGAACCAAATCCGGCCGTCGCCGATGACGGGGACCGAATGCCCTTCGTCTTCGAGCGGGATCTTCCAAGCGATGTTCTTCGTCTCGCTCCACTCGGTCGGCAGCCCGACGATATCGGCCGCCGCGGCCCGGCCATCGCAAGTCGGCCCACTCTTCTCCGGCCAAGACAATTCCGCCGCAGCCGGCGATGCGGGGGCACCGAGCACGACGCCGAGTGTTAGTGCGACGACGGCAAGACGACACGACGAATACGATAAGAATCGCAGCATCAAAACGGTTCCGGGGCAGGTCGAAGGCAGGCGGGACGGCAAAGGAAGGAACCCTTATTACAATCCAAGCCGGGCGCCGGGTAAAGTGCCTATCAAGTAGCAGGCACGTTCCACGTGCCGTCCGCCACGAAAGATAGGGAACGATCGTCACGGTGCGGCCCCGGATATGCATCCGGGGCTATTGAACGGAGGCTACGTGCGTCGC
Above is a window of Planctomycetia bacterium DNA encoding:
- a CDS encoding Nramp family divalent metal transporter, producing the protein MTDLADDDRLASADALASTDGLPRGMLPPLRSRELPPPVPLRKMIGPSIMLAGLALGSGEFILWPYITYKSGFTFFWACVLGVVTQFFVNMEITRWALATGESVVTGFARLSKHWAGIFLFLNIVPWMIPAWAMGGATLFSWLAFGAEMDAGGNIASPHIAPLAIVSLIFCGIALTAGPVVYNTVEKIQLFLVSFIMLVAVALGFLLIRGDAWLALLEGLIHFRVPPASANLDATMLLGAIAFAGAGGTMNLCQSNYVKEKGYGMGAYIGRMMSPITGKDEAISETGYSFPTTSENLARWRVWWRAANLEHFLSFFCTCVICLFLMALISYSIYYTADGTPRADTERYTKDMAFLFGEAGAIEQTLGLPFRVAFLIMGIAILFTTEIGVLDAASRISTDIVKVNWLLNNKRWSEGRLYFAFLWGTISLASGIVLLGASRVENTLSFFKLTASLNGAVMFLYSGLLLYMNYRRLPAPIRLSVPRALMLAWSVLFFGFFAVWTAWDKLAG
- a CDS encoding PQQ-binding-like beta-propeller repeat protein; protein product: MLRFLSYSSCRLAVVALTLGVVLGAPASPAAAELSWPEKSGPTCDGRAAAADIVGLPTEWSETKNIAWKIPLEDEGHSVPVIGDGRIWFTAASHDGKKQFVYCVDPATGKVLHHKLLFENEKPEPLNNAVNTYASPSCVLEHDALYVHFGSYGTAKLDPTTAEVVWQRRDMPARHYRGPGSSPFVFENLLILTFDGVDRQYITALDKQTGKTIWETKRSHDYQDLNEKGEPRGEGDLRKAYNTPTLTMVAGKPQLVSVASRAAFGYDPRTGREIWMFEHPNFNAAPRALFLPGLAIINTGSEGANLIGLRLDETTQGNVTKSHFNWHRKKGNSALSSPVLVDGKVYHVTNQGVIYCVDGKSGEEVWSKRVGGSFCASPAVAGNLIYFCDEKGKTIVVRAGSEFTEVAINELGDGMRSSPAIAGGALYLRTFGFLYKIATAK